The sequence below is a genomic window from Candidatus Cloacimonadota bacterium.
TCAATCTTCTGTTGCAAAAACGGATATTTATAAAATTCCTGATCTTAGTTTTTCAGAAGTCGAGAAAGACAGATTCCCGCTTTTTTATTTGGCTTGTGAAATCGGGAGAAAAGGTGGAATTTTACCAACTGTTCTAAATGCAGCGAATGAAGCAGCTATCGATCTATTTTTAAATGATAAGATTGGATTTATACAGATATTTAAGATCATAAATTACATTGTAAACAGAGAAAAAAATATACAATTTCCAGATCTGGAAACGATTGTCGAAACAAATAATGTAATTTATCAAAAAGTAAAGAAAGATTATCGGAATATCCTGAAAAGAATATAATTTCCAAAATTTTCCAATTCAAATGAATTCATTTGTCCTCATTCCTGAATTTTATTTGGGAATGCAATTTTGGAAAAGTTTTACTTTGAACAGTTTTTATCGAACCAACTGATGAAAATAGTCGAAATAAAATTTCTTATCCAATTATGTTCCCAAATACAATTTGGGAACAAGTAAATAAATAAATTCCTTCTGAAATTATGAGGTTTGATGTCTAAATCCGGTAAATCTCCTCTTCTGATTCCTGCTGTTTTCTGGATTTTCGGCATTATTGTTGGCAAATATCTTCACTTCCAGCCTGTCTTATTATTGTCTCTGATTTTTATTGGATCCATTTTCTTCTTCCTGAAGAAAGCAAAGATCATATCAATTCTGTCCTTAATTTTATTACTTGGAATTTTGAGGATTTCCATCAATAATATTTTTCCTGAAAATCACATTAGAAAAATACTGGAGAAGAATCCGCAAATAATTCAACCGATCGCAGGAAAAATAATTTCTCAAGTTAATCATAAAGAAGGCTCTTACAGATTCATACTCGAACTTTCAAAAATTCTGAATTCAGAAGTTAAAGGGAAAATAAATTTTTGTACAAACCAGGAAGGTTTGAAATACGGAGATTTAATCTCCACAATCGCTGAAATAAGAAAGATCAGAAAAAATTCAAATCCCACAACATTTGATTATGAAGAGTATCTATCTGCCAAAGGAATTTATGGGATAGGATTTTCCAAAACTAAAGTAGATATCATTGGAAACAAAAGCAGTCCATTCGGGAGTTTGGTGATCTCCGTTAGAGAATGGGTCAGCAGCAGGATAGAAGGTCGTTTTCACGCTCATTCCGGTTTTATCAAAGCGATCGTTATTGGTGATAAGCGGGAATTAGGCGAGAAAAGAGAGATTCTGACCAGAGCAGGATTGAGTCATATTCTGGCTGTCAGCGGATTACATGTTGGAATTTTATCGCTGATCTTTTTCAGTATTTTCAAAATAATCTTTCGACAGCGGAATTTATCGAGATCACTCCTTATTCCATTTTTGGTTTTTTACGGTGCATTATGTAACTGGACCCCATCTGTCACCCGAGCTGTGATCATGATCTCGTTTTATCTGATCTCAAAGATAATACAGAGAAAACCGGATACAAATAATATTCTTTCTGCAAGCTTGATCGTTATTACTGCTCTCAATCCCTTCCAGCTTTTCTCGATTGGATTCCAACTTTCCTTCACTGCCGTCTTTGTTTTATTGAATATTGTTCCTAATATACGATTTATAAAACTTGTAAAAGAAGAAATTGAAGTTATGAGTTTTAGTAAGAAACTGCTGAATGGTATTTTGATAATTTTATTCTCTTCCGCAATTCTGAATATTTTTCTCCTGCCGATAATTATGTATCACTTCCACCAGTTCAACTTAAACGGAATTTTGGGAAATTTGCTGGGAATTCCACTGATTTCAGTCATTTTAACTTTCGCCTTACTGATCATAATCCTTCCTAACTGGAATTTTCTCATATTGATCTATCAAAGCAGTTTCAAGGGAATAATGCTTATCTTTGATAAATGGAGCGATCTTTCATCATCTTGTCCATTATTCTATAATTTCTTTTCCATAAACATTTTTCAACTCCTTTTGATCTATTTATTTTTGGGAACACTGGTGATCTGGTTCTGGAAATTTAACAGGAAAAAGCATCTCACATTTTCCTTATTGAGTTTCATTTTGATATTAATATTTGTCTTAACAATAAACAGCGGGAATGATGAATTGAAAGTTACCTTCTTTGATTGCGGATTGGGAGACCTGTTTCTCGTCGAAACAAGATTAGAAGAAACTATATTGATCGATTCCGGA
It includes:
- a CDS encoding DNA internalization-related competence protein ComEC/Rec2: MSKSGKSPLLIPAVFWIFGIIVGKYLHFQPVLLLSLIFIGSIFFFLKKAKIISILSLILLLGILRISINNIFPENHIRKILEKNPQIIQPIAGKIISQVNHKEGSYRFILELSKILNSEVKGKINFCTNQEGLKYGDLISTIAEIRKIRKNSNPTTFDYEEYLSAKGIYGIGFSKTKVDIIGNKSSPFGSLVISVREWVSSRIEGRFHAHSGFIKAIVIGDKRELGEKREILTRAGLSHILAVSGLHVGILSLIFFSIFKIIFRQRNLSRSLLIPFLVFYGALCNWTPSVTRAVIMISFYLISKIIQRKPDTNNILSASLIVITALNPFQLFSIGFQLSFTAVFVLLNIVPNIRFIKLVKEEIEVMSFSKKLLNGILIILFSSAILNIFLLPIIMYHFHQFNLNGILGNLLGIPLISVILTFALLIIILPNWNFLILIYQSSFKGIMLIFDKWSDLSSSCPLFYNFFSINIFQLLLIYLFLGTLVIWFWKFNRKKHLTFSLLSFILILIFVLTINSGNDELKVTFFDCGLGDLFLVETRLEETILIDSGPPDYTSKYFGRSALPYLQENGISSLDWVIITHAHNDHYGGLDNAFINLKIRNLAVTDEFQTRIIWKHFKDKVQDENCEVITISDTTHLPIQGLKLKIIHPDKAYHNENINNMSIVTRLDYKDFSVLFTGDLEQEGEKYLLEKYPEFLDTDILKICHHGSKTSSTPAFIKAVSPEYAFIPTSLKNRFNFPHETTLEKYSFLGEDLFIAGKDGALQIITDGKKAYFKTFLSNKEFSDYDLN